CCAACAACAATAACTCATTTCATCAAATCAACATTATTTATATCTATATAAAAATTGTTCAGTCACCATCATAGGTTGAATGgacagttttttattttaattttacttattttgttatttatttttttgtcttttttttctcttttcaaaatTCGTGTGCTGCATCAGTTTCCATGCTAGTTTTTATATTGAcagcaattatttttttttctttttctattttttcctttatccCTTTCGTTTCATTTCCACCCTTTTTTTATAGTAACTCATCTCCTCTCTCTTGGGCCTTGGCGCGGTTCTCTTGTCCCTTTTTTGGTGTTGGGCCTCTTATCCAAACAATAATGAGTCAGGCCCATCACGTTCACACCTGCTTTCTGGCTGTTGCTACGCACACCATAGACCCAGCAATTGTATGCAATTACCATTTTACCcttttataaaactaatataaattaGGCAATTCATAAGTTTCATACAGATTGGTCAATATGTATGAGGCTTAAGGATTGAGATTATGAGACTTACGGATATGAATTGGACAATCTGTAAGCCTTATATGGATTGGTCAGTTCATATGAGGCTTACGGATTGAAAAATTCTTAAGCCTCATACAAATTTATGGATTAGCTAATTCGTAAGCCCAAATCGTATCTATAAGTCTCATAAGCTCAATCGGTAAGCCTCATAAATTTACGGATTGATCAATCCATAAGCCTCGGCCAATTTGTATGACACTTATGAATTGTCCAATCTATATCAGTTTTATGGAAAAGTAAAACAGGAATCGCGCACAATTGCTGAGTGTACCAGCAATTTTGCTGGGTGCGCGTAGCAAGAGCTCTGCTTTCTTCTACACACGGGAAAAGCCTACCTGTTGATTCTAtaattctcttctcttctctacTCTTCTTTCTTGAGTTCTCGCCAGTCACAATTCACAACTACATCGCTTCCTTCCTCCTCCGCTATACACATGGTTTGTTGTTTCACTTCCATACTGTTTTTgtgtgtattttaattttaacaatttcaattttcaattcggGTTCTTATTTTTCTGCGCGTTTGATTCAATTCCAGGCTACGCTTGCCGATTCTTTTCTCGCCGACCTTGATGAACTATCTGATAACGAGGCTGAAATTCCCGTCAGTATATATAATAACCTTCTTCTTCATTGTtccctctctcttttttttttttaatttaatttatttaacctGCAAGATTTGAAGGAGAAAGGTTTTGTTACGAACAATGTGGTTGgttccttttgttttgtttcaggAGGATAACGATGTGGATGCCGCAGACATGGAAGAGGATGTCGATGGCGACCTTGCCGACCTAGAAAACCTCAACTATGATGACTTGGACAGTGTTTCCAAGTTGCAGAAAACCCAGAGGTACACTGATATTATCCaggttagttagttagttactcaTCACTTCCTTTTAAGCCATTTTAAATTGCCATTGTTGTGGTGCTATTTATTGACTTTGGTAGAATCTAGAATTAGTCTGACTAAGCTGGGTATTAGTTGCAACCAAAGTTTTAAATTGCGGTCACCGTTGCAGTTTCGTTTTTGTGATCCTTGATGTTGTGCGAAATTGTGGACAAATGTGGCCAATGCGAGGGCAACCGCTTAGTTTTGTGGATGAAATCACGGTCGtatttttaaaaccttggcTGCAACAGAGGCCCCTTTCATTGTTTTATGTTGTGACGatgttgttctttttcttttgagtttcattttttttctgataTCTAGGGTGTTTTTAATGGCAGAAAGTGGAAGAGGCACTTCATAAAAAGGAGTCTGAGGTCTTGTTTCAGGTGGTGGATATAGAAGATGATCCTGAATACCAGCTGATAGTGGATTGCAATGCACTGTCAGTTGacatagaaaatgaaattgttatTATTCACAACTTTATTCGGGACAAGTATCGTTTGAAATTTCCGGAGCTTGAGTCGCTGGTGCATCACCCGATTGATTATGCGCGTGTTGTTAAGAAGATAGGAAATGAAATGGATCTCACTCTTGTGGATTTAGAAGGGCTTTTACCCTCGGCTATTATTATGGTTGTCTCTGTTACAGCATCAACTACAACTGGCAAGCCTCTTCCAGAAGAAGTGCTTAGCAAGACAGTTGAGGCCTGCGATCGAGCTCTTGATCTTGACTCAGCAaagaagaaagttcttgatTTCGTTGAGAGTAGGATGGGCTACATTGCACCCAATCTTTCTGCTATAGTTGGGAGTGCTGTTGCAGCCAAACTCATGGGGACAGCTGGTGGTCTAGCATCTCTTGCAAAGATGCCTGCTTGTAATGTTCAGCTTCTTGGTGCCAAGAAAAAGAATCTTGCTGGGTTCTCCACAGCAACATCTCAATTTCGTGTAGGTTACCTTGAGCAAACAGAAATATTTCAGACTACTCCTCCTTCTCTAAGGATGCGAGCATGCCGACTCCTGGCTGCAAAGTCTACACTTGCAGCACGAGTAGATTCTATACGCGGGGATCCATCTGGAAAAACTGGAAGGGCTTTCAAGGACGAGATCcacaaaaaaattgagaagtggCAGGAGCCCCCCCCTGCTAAGCAACCAAAACCACTTCCAGTTCCTGATTCTGAGCCTAAAAAGAAGAGAGGTGGTCGTCGTCTTAGGAAGATGAAGGAAAGGTTAGCATACTTTAAACTTATTTGTACTGTATTTTTTAGTTGCAGGGTTGAGGGTATGTTTTCTTTATgccttttgcttttgtttttaaattcatgACCTGTTGATTCTTTTGTAAGGTATGCAATAACAGACATGAGGAAGTTAGCCAATAGGATGCAATTTGGAGTCCCAGAAGAGAGTTCATTAGGTAATTTTACCAGATTTCACTTGTCCTGGTCTGATTTACATTTCGAATGCAATTTTTTGCTGCatgcatttatatttattattatatttaaaatatagggAATTGGGAATTGGATGGAAGGGGAAAAAGAGAATATACAGTAGTGCGAATTTGAATAATTATGATATTGTGAGAGTGATACAAAACTCTTATGCTATGAACCAATAAGCTGGACCACATGAGGAATGTGAAGGATTTGAGGGAAAAATAAGTGAGGGGGTTGAAAATATAACCTCGAACCACCTACCAATGTTGGCTATCAGGTGAAAGTGGGATAAAAGGAATGTGATGTTCTGTTAGGATGTTAGTAAATAAGAGGAGTGGAGAATCTCTGATGCGTAATACAGCTAGTTATCTTCTGTGATGTGTTTTATTTGTATTACACATCTGAGATACCATTGATCTTGGTATTACTCTGATATTGAATCAGAACAGAAGATAACTAGCTGTTTCTATCCATTTGTTCTGCTAATTCTGGTCTGTTTCCTAACAATGATTACTCCTACTATATATTATTGAGGCACCAAATATGCATGAGTGAAATTAACGATGCAAAGTTTAAGAAAATTCTGATATTTTATAGTCAAATGGAAATTATCAAAATGTTTCAAACTGGTGGAATATAAAGGCAGCCAACTCTAGGTTGGTTTGTCTTTACAAATgaaaaatagtgaaaaataaGGTTAAAACTAGAAACATGTTGAAATAGCAATTTTTGGGTTTGGAAGTACAAGTATAAAAACTAGTACAATAGGACAATAGGTAGGATATTCTGCTTCTAAATTCTAATAGTCCATGTCTATAATCCAGGTCAAATTACAAGGGTAGTAAGAGGGTAAAACAATTACAAGCCTGGCCAAATTGCTCTTCTAACATAATAAGTTCCTTAAGTATGAAATCCTTTGGAAACTTAAATGTAAAAATGTCAATCtccttattttcttatatttttatgcttttgaattaTAGGAGATGGTCTGGGTGAGGGCTATGGAATGCTTGGTCAGGCTGGCAGTGGCAAGCTTCGTGTGTCTGTTGGTCAAAGCAAACTTGCAGCAAAAGTTGCTAAAAAGTTAGTGCTTCTTGTTGCTTTTAGTTAATTAGTTCCGTATATCTTATTGTTTTCtagttatttgattttgttgctAGATGCCAAATTATCATTCTtgtctttattatattatttatcttacTGATCACAATAACAATTCTGATGGACTATTTTCATTTGTCAGATTTAAGGAAAAGAATTATGGTAGTAGTGGTGCTACCTCTGGTTTGACATCAAGTCTTGCATTCACACCAGTGCAGGTTAGTTTCACTTTTATTGTTTCTGTAGATTTTCTCCTGCTCTTTAGGACCATAATTAGTATAAAAGTTGTCAATTTTGTGAAGCTGTGAATGGAAATCTTGTAAAAGCATGAGAAGCTAAAAAGGAAATTTAGCAACAGAAATCAGTGGGTTGCTTCCCTACTGCTATTGCTACAGATTTATAAGACAGCTACAAGGTGGGCAAGAAGATATAGGTGCTTGACTATTACTGGAGCTGGGAGAGAGGATTGTTATAAACTTTGCATTGACATGCATATTTCTAGTTTTCTTAGGTTGCATGAACTCAATCTATACCTCTCGTCTATTTCTCAtcacttcatttatttttatccctCCCCATTTTTGGGCAGCATATTTGTATCTGGATAACCTCTTAATCTAATGGAAATCATCATTAACTTGATATGGTGAACTCCTGTCCTTTGCTCATTTGTTTATCTTTCAGTAAGTCGGTGGGGATGTAGTTGAACCAATGTTTTCATATGGAATGTATATGTGTGAGAACCGATGATCATGTGTGGATGGGTTAGATAGCATTGAAGTTTACTTATAGAAAAAACTCTTTGATATGGCAGAAGATCAGACACTACGAaaactgaaaatagaaaattgcaGGACCTGCTAGCTTCCTCCCAAATTCCACTCCACTGAGATCTTGCATACCCCTCTCATCTCATTGTATTCCCCTTTTCTCTAACAGGATGCCGTTATCTCTTTCTCCTCTGCCACAAGACTAGGAAGTTACAAGAAAATACCCAATGCATGTTCCTTTCTCATGTGAACCATTAACACCATGTGTTTCTGttcattttcattcattcaatcaatAGAAACTGGGTTTGTTGCAGTATATATGGGTTAATTGAAAACAGTCCGCATTGCCCTTTCTGTTCCTCCATTGAACATTTCCAGAGTATGACTCAATGTGTGCTATAGTGGTGTTGTGGAGTGGCCCAAGGCCACTACAAGATTCAAATAACAGAGTGGTTTTCAGTAGTTTCTGTAGTGGCTGCAACTGAGGAAAAATACATGTCACACCAACATATTGTGGCCATACCCTGTAGATCTCAAAATAGAGTAGTAGAGTTCCATAGAAAAACATTCTGTAATTGTTTGATTAAAAGATAGGCTTAAATACTTAGTCCTTGcaatttagctttttttttcatccttgcaaataatttttttatttttagttcttgcaaattatgtttgttttgtgcTTTAGATAACACTTtgaacaggaaaaaaaagtacttTAGATAATACTTTAAAgacgaaaaacaaaacaaacgtaATTTGCAAGGACCAAAAGCAATAAAAGGTTAAATTccaggattaaaaatatatttaaacctacaAGATATTGAAAGATTACAAGATGCTCTTTATTTATACCAATATTATGAGCCTAACTAACTAACTCCATAAGTAAATCTCATCCC
The Glycine max cultivar Williams 82 chromosome 16, Glycine_max_v4.0, whole genome shotgun sequence genome window above contains:
- the LOC100792415 gene encoding U4/U6 small nuclear ribonucleoprotein Prp31 homolog — translated: MATLADSFLADLDELSDNEAEIPEDNDVDAADMEEDVDGDLADLENLNYDDLDSVSKLQKTQRYTDIIQKVEEALHKKESEVLFQVVDIEDDPEYQLIVDCNALSVDIENEIVIIHNFIRDKYRLKFPELESLVHHPIDYARVVKKIGNEMDLTLVDLEGLLPSAIIMVVSVTASTTTGKPLPEEVLSKTVEACDRALDLDSAKKKVLDFVESRMGYIAPNLSAIVGSAVAAKLMGTAGGLASLAKMPACNVQLLGAKKKNLAGFSTATSQFRVGYLEQTEIFQTTPPSLRMRACRLLAAKSTLAARVDSIRGDPSGKTGRAFKDEIHKKIEKWQEPPPAKQPKPLPVPDSEPKKKRGGRRLRKMKERYAITDMRKLANRMQFGVPEESSLGDGLGEGYGMLGQAGSGKLRVSVGQSKLAAKVAKKFKEKNYGSSGATSGLTSSLAFTPVQGIELTNPQAHAHQLGSGTQSTYFSETGTFSKIKRT